A stretch of Microcoleus sp. FACHB-68 DNA encodes these proteins:
- a CDS encoding Uma2 family endonuclease, giving the protein MVESTPSEIPVFPAGDLLSEEPQLETYRHLKQLILLLTCLERLWGSRQDFFAGGNMSIYYSTRQRKSEDVRGPDFFVVLNTERKERKSWVVWEEDGKYPNLILEILSDSTAQTDRGLKKQLYQDIFRTPEYFWFDPYKLEFKGFKLIYRRYEEIEPNEREWLWSEELQLYLGILEEQLRFFTPERELVPTPEEAEVQERQRAEAERQRAENAEAKAERLRQKLLEMGVNPEEFG; this is encoded by the coding sequence TCCATCTGAGATTCCAGTGTTTCCAGCCGGCGATTTACTGAGTGAGGAACCACAATTGGAAACTTACCGGCATCTGAAACAATTAATTCTACTATTAACCTGCTTAGAACGGTTGTGGGGCAGCCGGCAGGATTTCTTTGCCGGCGGAAACATGAGTATTTACTACAGCACCCGGCAACGTAAATCAGAAGACGTGCGGGGGCCAGATTTTTTTGTTGTTTTAAACACCGAACGCAAAGAGCGCAAAAGTTGGGTTGTTTGGGAAGAAGACGGCAAGTATCCTAACTTAATTCTAGAAATTCTTTCTGATAGTACGGCTCAAACTGACCGAGGGTTAAAAAAACAGCTTTACCAAGATATTTTTCGCACTCCTGAATATTTTTGGTTTGACCCTTATAAATTAGAATTCAAGGGGTTTAAGCTCATCTACCGTCGCTATGAAGAGATTGAGCCAAATGAGCGGGAATGGCTTTGGAGTGAGGAATTGCAATTGTATTTAGGTATTTTAGAAGAACAGTTGCGGTTTTTTACCCCAGAGAGAGAACTGGTTCCCACTCCAGAAGAAGCGGAAGTGCAAGAACGCCAACGCGCAGAGGCGGAACGCCAACGAGCAGAAAATGCTGAAGCAAAAGCGGAACGTTTACGGCAAAAGCTGTTAGAAATGGGAGTTAATCCAGAGGAGTTTGGATAG